The genomic interval AGAGAGGGGACGGACTGGTGTAGGATTCTTCATTCATCTCCTCAATGTCAGACAGCGGCTGGAACTGCATGTCCTCCTTCGCGAGCCTGAGAAGAAAACAGGAGCTAAATATCAGCTCCACTCAAACCCAAATATTCAGGTGTAACTGTAGTTCCCTATAAAATCAGCCTACCCTGTATTATGCACACGGGGGTCCAGAAAGCTGAGGTATGAGGAGCTGTTTGTTGGGGTCCGCTCACTGCCGGGTCGCCACTATCTTCCCTCCATGTCAAAGTATACTTCAACAAACAGCTCCCTATACCTCAGCTTCCTGCCTACCACCAATGGCCCTCGCAGCACCCGCTGGTTTGACCTTTTGCTTTGAGGTAAAAGCCAGAGGAGAAGGAACGATAAGACACTTGATACTTACGCCATGTCAAAGGTCGATCCTTGGAAGGAAGGCTGGTGCTTCTGGAATAAAGTCGCAGCAGTGTATGGAGGCCGAGGATCTGAATCATTCCAGTATCGATCCTTCACTAGGAGAGGAACATCACCGTACATCTCATCTACGCCCAGCATGGACACCTAGAACACGGACAGAGGGGAGACTTATTACGGAACAGTAGAATGGGGAGATTCAGTAGGTGTCCCACTACGAGCACATTAAATAAGATATAGTCCCCAATTTTACGAGCACACAAAGGGAGGAAAGCCCCATTAAATGCTAAAATACTttctgctgccactagggggaggtcACCGCATATGGAGTTTAAACGAGAGCTGTATAAATTGcagtgcagtgagctccccctacaggtggctgcaggcagattgAACATTATTATAGGACTCAGTGGCTGTGTGAAGGaacgcagaggatttggagctttgtatcagaaaaaaaacaacacagaacACAAAAACAGGGGTGTTAACTACCCAGGACCACTGGATGTTACCTGCTAAACCACTCTAAAGCCCACTATAGAGGTTACCAGGAatactaagggcatgttcacacggcgctccaAAAATATGACGTGTAAACATGTCAAAGGGTGTAAATAAATGGTTTTTGTAAAgccctttttaaaatacaggcaaaATCTTTAATACCTGGAAATTCCTGTCAATCAAGAAGTTGGTCTCAAAGTCATCATCGTCCTCCCCGAAAGGATTGATGAGCTGCTCGGCCACCTGGaaggtgtgggggaggggggagggtgtACATTAACATTTGCAATACTATATGAAGAAATCTTCTGAATGGGACTGAAGCTTCTCATTATAATAGAGGGTGACCTGTAATAGCTCCTCATATAATTAGTCAGATACCTTCAGCCAGCCGGCATAGAAAAAGAACTGGAGGAGGGTGAAGATGGGGACGTAGAGGTCAAGGTCGTGGTCGTTGTAACCCTGGGAGGGGTCTAAGAACTGCCGTCCAATCAGACACGTCAGAAAGTAGCTGTACACGGCGATGGTCACTACCTAATACCGGAGAGGGAAAAAGAGCGAGAGAgtccagtattagaaaaaaaatggtctgcttttattcagaaacagcgccactcttgtccatgggctgtgtctggtattgcagcttattcgtattcacttaaaagctgcaatatCACATACAACCAATcatggcgctgtttttttttttttgtttttttttttaaaaacaacacctGTTTTCTCCACCTGTACGACCCCTTATGTGTTATTTGACAACCAATAAGTTGTCAAAGCCCTTGCCAGGTTCCCAATATCACAGTATCAATAGAGGAATCCATTATAGGACCACTCATCCTGGGCTGTGGGCACACAGgacattttttgctgcatttctctACCACGATCTCATCAGAAAACCACATGATTGGGTGTAGTAGATTTAAAGGGCCGGTACCTGAGTGTAAACAAGTGGAATGCTGATCCAGTCGTAGTGAAAGAGCATGCCGCAGTTCCCACGGAAAGCGTTCAACTCCTGCAGATACAGAAGAAGGTGAGGACAAACGCAGAGGATTGCCACAATGTCGTAATTCTGGAATAATCTAGAATACAACTAGGTAGAGGAATTAGGAAATGCAAAGTCAATAATCTACAACATATATTGCTATAGAAATTGTAACGCTCATAAATCTTCTCTCTCTCCGTGGCACGCTGTTAAAGGAAATGTCAATGTAATATCTGTAATTATTATTCTGTCCGAAAGATGTGGGGAACCAAAATGTGCTATTCTCTGATCAGCCACAAGAGGGCCCCATAGTCTAGGAATGGTGACTAAATGACTACAATAGGTTTTACACTTGTGCTGCAGCACTTTCCGTCCATCCCGTGTCACTCATTtaatttgtggggggggggggggtgtcactgaATAAAACCCGTCAGCAGCCGCTCACTGACAGTAACCACCGAACTACCAAAAGGCAGATATACGCTTGAACATAGAAATTATGAGGAATTTCTAAATAAGACGACACCACCTAGTGTGAACCACTGGCTAACAGCGCCACCTAGAGCGCACCACTGGCTAACAGCGCCACCTAGTGCGCACCACTGGCTAACAGCGCCACCTAGTGCCCACCACTGGCTAACAGCGCAACATACTAAGATAAGAGTTACTGAAATAGGGGGAAATAATTTTTAAGAGGGGTTTCCAGGCATTTACAAAAATCCCTCAACCCCATTCTATAGTCTGTCCTGACATTTACAGAAGGTTGGTAACCCTGGTTAGCACCGAATAATCCTGGTGGTTTGGgatggtgaaggggttaattaagggGTATTTAGGGCATGAAAAAGAACCCATATTTTGAATATATTTAATCTAAATAGATCCAAATCATTTATTGGGTCAGAGctatgtttttctgatacagaactccaaatccccGGCTTCTCTTCACGAGGCCAATTCTGTCTGCTAGCAGtcatcaccactagggggagctcactgcaaagGGATTTGTATAATTCCTATTTAAtaatggggttttccagccactaaaaacgtatggcctatcctaaggagagGCCATCGATGGGTCAGGGTCTGATTCCCGGGACCcccgcagatcagctgttttaaaggggccgcagcactcatacgagctcggcttccccttaatttcttctttctCACTGAATCGTCGTTGCTcatttagcagcgattcacaggtattgggtgaaaaggctgcaatacctgggaatcgccgctaaatgcgtgtcgacgacTCACAGTGAGCCAGAAGAAACGAAggagaagcagcgctcatacgaacactgcggccccttcaaaacagcagatcgGCAGGAGTCCtgaaagtcggaccccgacccatcagttattgatggcctattttgaGGCGAACCCCTTTAACGTATAtataaatgtgcactaagaacctccctattgtaagtagatttagcatgtaatgcatatttatatttagtggtttaggtggcattagtgttcacagtgtgcggtCGCCTTTCTTTGTctgagattttatatatatatatatatatatatatatatatatatatatatataaataaaaccatatacagctagctccccctagtggcggtggaaagaattgtattatttaaaggggttttcctacagTCTACATTTATTACCTGTCCACGGGTAAAAATTCTGAAATCTTCTCAAGACACAAAATCTTACAGTGACAGCCACGCACAATCAGAAACAGATTACACTCAACAAGATCCCGCAGAGCATCACCCCTACGAAGTCCACTCGCCTCTATCAGCATTTTATATGCGTGGTCATCTCGGATTCTGCCCTCGCTCCGGGCCTGAGCTGCCAGACTACAGAACCACACACACGGGACCCAGTATTTATTATAAGAAGAGCGCAGATTCTCAAACTTCTTTCTCTCATGGCGAGTCATAAACCCTGCGGAGATAGAACGTATTACCAGACACCCATAGACGCCACCCCCATATTATATAGACCCCGAACACTACCAATATCATCTGGTGTATATGAATCTTGatcattgtgtaatgaaaagttctgcaactttctaatatactttgtgattccgtttgtcaccattttcaagatctatgcttgcCATCAGTGAATTGAAACATTCTTTTTTTACAGCCAGAGGCTGAAAGCCTGTACAGATCTGATACTTTTCTCAActaaaacacatcagcagcacagaggagctgacatttgtaaaagtaaaaaaaaaaaaccttaccgGCTTCCACCACATGGTCTATAGTTGGGAATCTCTTGAATGCGGCCGTGCTAACAGAGCGCAGTATAAGCAGACCAGACATGCTGCAGTAACGCATCAGTGTCCTGCGGTACATTCTCCCCTTCTCGTCCGATCCGTGCACTGTAGCAGAGATGGCACACATGACCCTGTCCGGGAATGGCATGCAGAGGTACTGATTCCACCAACGGTTCACTACCAATGTGACATAGAAACCTGAGTGTCGAAAGAAGGAAATGGCATATGTCAAGAGCACCCCCTAGGTATGATTTTTCACAAGATTTTAAAAATGACCTAGCGAaaagttaggctgtgttcacacgctaaactaaaacGCTAATCACATATGGCGTCCTGGTCGGAAAATGTGAGCGGTGAATTAGGTTCCCTCACCCAGCACAAAGGACACAGGGATGAGATTGGCGTAGTTATTGCAGTAAAGTGAGACTTTCTCAAAGCAGCGTCTCTGATCCTCAGTGAGGAAGAACCTGAGAAAACAGAAAACAATTCAATACCACAAGATCACATCCCCAGTCAGCGAATGAGCCCCCACAGCCGCCATCTTACCTGTATGTTATACTGAGGGCCGAATACATGATAAAAAAGGCCAGGAACTCCTTATATAACAGCTTGTATATACTCCCCCTCCACAGCAGCAAGAGCTTATAGAAGCCACCAAAGCGGGCATTTGCCACACGAGCCGTGTATGTGACCGTCATGATGCCCAGCTAAGCACGGGTACCTGCAACAGAACAAGACATTAcaacttatcatgtgtgatacggtctgctgagcggctgtatctaatcccagcatgtgtgatactgtctgatgagctgtgtatctaatcccagcatgtgtgatactgtctgctaagacaGTGTAGctaagcctagcatgtgtgatacggtctgctgagcggctgtatctaatcccagcatgtgtgatactgtctgctaaaacAGTATCTAATccctgcatgtgtgatactgtctgctgagtggcTATATCTAATcccagcatgtgtgatactgtctgctaagacagtgtatctaagcctagcatgtgtgatactgtctgctgtaccggtgtatctaagggtatgttcacacgcttaacaaaaaacttctgaaaatacggagctgttttcaagggaaaacagctcctgattttcagccgttttttaatcaaacttgtgtttttcgtggcgttttttacagccgttttttggagctgttttttctatagagtcaatgaaaaacgtttttcaaaacggccgcataaaaaaacgccccgtcagaacagaacactgttttttttcccattgaaatcaatgggcagatattcggaggcgttctgcttctaatTTTTttgccgtttacggcctgaaaaacggccgaaaataagccatgtgaacataccctaattgtatgatgtgtgatacggtttgatgagccagtgtatctaagcctatcataagtgatactgtctgctgaatggtgtatctaagcccatcatgtgtgatactgtctgctgaactgtgtatctaagtctatcatataGGTCTATTACAGATTATAGAATACCTATGAAGACGTATACagacaacaatactagaagtgtagataaccatagtacaagtaaagcactaaccaatatcaaaaaaatatctttagttggaaaatatttaaaaacatacatagaccatcacctacaatataaaacaacacataataaaaatgtggtcgtGGCCTCTAGGAGaaacaaatgtatcatacatccatgGAATCAAACAGTGTATTGTCAAGGTATTGGCGATACTGTACAAGAATACCTCAACAGTTAGCGGTATACTAAATATGTACACACCGGACAAAAGATACAAATGAGAGTGTCAGAGGGACTGATCCAAGATATAAAGTCAGGATCAGATccatgtcaaataccaacccatattcTGCATGTCTGCCCCTAAATGAGCCAACCACAGACcaccccgacgtacgtttcgccgtcagctttttcaaggggtaaagGTAAGTGAGGAGTCATGAGTATGTTCGTCtctattccggcaggtttccgg from Rhinoderma darwinii isolate aRhiDar2 chromosome 3, aRhiDar2.hap1, whole genome shotgun sequence carries:
- the BEST2 gene encoding bestrophin-2a, with amino-acid sequence MTVTYTARVANARFGGFYKLLLLWRGSIYKLLYKEFLAFFIMYSALSITYRFFLTEDQRRCFEKVSLYCNNYANLIPVSFVLGFYVTLVVNRWWNQYLCMPFPDRVMCAISATVHGSDEKGRMYRRTLMRYCSMSGLLILRSVSTAAFKRFPTIDHVVEAGFMTRHERKKFENLRSSYNKYWVPCVWFCSLAAQARSEGRIRDDHAYKMLIEELNAFRGNCGMLFHYDWISIPLVYTQVVTIAVYSYFLTCLIGRQFLDPSQGYNDHDLDLYVPIFTLLQFFFYAGWLKVAEQLINPFGEDDDDFETNFLIDRNFQVSMLGVDEMYGDVPLLVKDRYWNDSDPRPPYTAATLFQKHQPSFQGSTFDMALAKEDMQFQPLSDIEEMNEESYTSPSPLFSRLLPGVGPSPLSSSAALTAPFVAHESRMTLLRRSTSSASRSSDSLYPESPPDPTYAETLPHPETRPPDVPVQSIFQFESQPSSVPRSELPVPIADTIAPTQEVEAKALCEAL